A single window of Rhipicephalus microplus isolate Deutch F79 chromosome 5, USDA_Rmic, whole genome shotgun sequence DNA harbors:
- the LOC142817805 gene encoding uncharacterized protein LOC142817805 — MTANATTSTPSLRFNCPGHPRLRDPKVFSGADGADVEDWLKHYRLVSANNKWDEADKLGHVIFYLTGVAELWFNNHKHNIPTWSVFKTSCAEVFGRPAVRKQRAEQRLRVRSQQTGETFTSYIEDVVDLCRRANDTMPESDKVKNILKGIDDGAFQMLLARNPSTVSEVVSLCQSYDELKKQRTLTRQPQHGGESLFSFDTLPDNSPLLQQVRAFVREEVARQLSLVPFTHETTTRLPAPLRTAISEEVAQAVPVAHHEPPLSSCAHCQRAAQPVGPPVAYPPAVQPVAAPLTYAAQPVAPPVACSQVMQPVAAPLTYADAVRRLPQPPYASRSQPAHPAAYTAPWVAPPVANSWRTPDNQPICYACFTPGHVARYCRRRPQTFGDYVRSSQPGSQPFAQYGPVSSPRYAPPNDPDFVTPRAPSPRRRSPSPMLRRPRPSDQEN; from the coding sequence atgactgccaacgccactacatcgacgccttcgctccggttcaactgccctggccatcctaggctacgggacccgaaggtcttcagcggtgcggatggggccgacgtcgaagactggctcaagcactacagactggtgagcgccaacaataagtgggatgaagccgacaagctgggccacgtaatattttatctcactggcgtcgccgaattgtggtttaataaccacaaacacaacatccccacatggagcgtcttcaagacgtcatgtgctgaagttttcggtcggccggctgtccgcaagcagagggcagaacagcgcttgcgcgtccgctctcagcagactggcgagacctttaccagctatattgaggacgtcgtcgacctttgtcgacgtgcgaatgacaccatgcccgaatctgacaaggtcaaaaacatcctgaagggcatcgacgacggcgcatttcaaatgctcttggcaagaaatccgagcacagtttccgaagtcgtcagcttgtgtcagagctacgacgagttgaaaaagcaacgcactctgactcggcagcctcagcatggtggtgagtcactgttcagtttcgacaccctgcctgacaattcgccgttgcttcagcaagttcgagccttcgtccgtgaggaagtcgcccgccaactttccctagtgcccttcactcacgagaccaccacccgtctacctgccccgcttcgcactgctatttcggaagaggttgcccaagctgttcctgttgcgcaccacgagccgcctctatccagctgtgcccactgccagcgtgccgcgcagccggtaggccctcctgtcgcctatccgccagccgtgcagcctgtggccgcgcccctaacgtatgcagcgcagcctgtggctcctcccgtcgcctgctcgcaagtgatgcagcctgtagcagcgccgttaacatatgcagacgctgtgcgtaggcttccgcaaccaccctacgcctcgcgctcacagcccgcacacccggctgcttatactgcaccttgggtggcaccaccagtcgccaattcttggaggacgcccgataaccaaCCGATATGCTATGCCTGctttactcccggacacgttgcccgctactgccgccgtcgacctcagacgttcggcgactatgtccgatcgtcgcaacccggcagccaacccttcgcgcaatacgggccggtctcgtcacctcgctatgcccctcccaacgaccccgacttcgtgacgccgcgcgcaccctctcctcgtcggcgatcaccCTCCCCAATGCttcgccggcccagaccttctgaccaggaaaactaa